ACCACGGATCTCTCTGGAGACGACGGCATCAAGAATCAGGTGGGTTGAATGTTCTCTGGAGTTTTATTACATTCATTACAAAgtaaagcaaagagaaaaaaatcccagtcACTGTAAAACAGATTAAAGCAGAAGGGTTTGAGTAATCATTTTTGGTGACATGTTTACTGTTAAAATACTGCAAATGTGGAAGTGCTACAATTTAGGACACTGGAGTCAAATCtctgatttctctttttgaaaaaagCCAACTTTTCTCAAAAAGAGCCAGGTGGGATTCAAAGTGTTAAgaattgtgctttaaaaaatagaaaaagagtTTTTGATTGCAACAGAGTTCATTCAGCTgaattgtttttcacattttgtcaggggaggaaagatctcctgtagcattCAGTCTTGAAACAAATCTggagaggcctctgactgaagactgttgtaTGGTGTTATGACATTCTAATAGCTCAATTTCTGTTCAGCAGAGACgatattccacagtaacatATCCTGGATGACACCATTAGTTGTGGAAAACTTTGCTAGTCCACCTCATTtacttttgctgctcctctttaaatcccTGCCTGGTCAGAAACGTGTCCCTCTTGAAATCTCAGCGaggttcttttctttttaaatagagaTTATTGTTAAACCTGGCAGAGAGATGATGGATATGATCCTGGAAGAaatggtctctctctctctctctctctctttccttctctctctctctctctctctctctcatgaAGCCTCCATTTTAGCTCCTCTGAGCTTTGGACCGTTGGTTATAGCTTGGAGGAGTGTTATTTGgccttttgagatgctaatcagttGCTGCTAGTTGTAAAAATGATACCTTTTTGAGAAAAGTTGGCACAGTTATACATCATAGCTgtccaaacataaaaatgtaaacgcTAAAATCCAAAAATTGTCCTATCATGCAATTCCTTAACCATAAAATTATGAGTTAAAGTCAACAAAATGAACAGTTCAGAAGTAATGTAACAGAGCTACGCTAACATATTGCCACAATGAATGGCACAATTCTACAATCATGAGCATGATTCTCAAATCAATGTAGACTTTTTGCCAACTTTTAGAGTTGCTATCCCTCATCACACTAGCAGATGTGCACAGGAAGATCCACAGCTTTAAGTGAATATTGCTCCAGCATCAACAGCATCATAACATTTCACACTGTAGCGTGACAGGTTGATCTCCAGCTAAGCCAAGCAAGTgctatatttttttcaacatgttAAATCGGCCTCTATGCAATTGCCACAACTACGAGACACTAGCTATACTACTCAATACCACTGCCATGGAACTTTCTCAAGTACTACTCAGACCTTGGAGCAATGACCCAATAATAATGGTACTAGCTCATGCTACACTGTGCAGACTCTCTGTCTGCAGTGATGAAAACTCACTCATCTCAGAATACCAGAACTAATCCtatttactgacattttccaGCTGGCCCAAACTGCTTTCTGACTATTTCAGCTAATAATTATTTGACCACTTGGAGGCACTACAAGACCATTGAACTTTAATGCCCAGATTAGTTGCTCCTTAAATATGGTAAAACAATAAGTAAAAGTTAACTGTCCTGTCCTGATGCAGTGGAAGACTGTGAACTGTACCCACTTCATCttatttagatttctttatgCTTTATTTGGTGATGTTTCTCCAGGAACCAGCTGCAGACTAATTCCTAACTTTCAGGTACATGTTTTCCCTCCGTGTTTTCGTCTGCTGTAGGCGTGGTTGGATGAAGATGTTGAGCTGTATGATTTTGCAAAGGTTCGACCCTTCATCAAGAGGAAAGAAGTGAAGGTAGGAAAATTCAGCTTTCTGTTCAGTGTCTGTAACTAGTACGTTTTGTTGAGTCATCTCCATATTATAACGGGTTTCATTACATGCGTTGTGCATCAGAAGAGGTGTATGTGGTGAACACTGACACTAACAGATGGCTCTTCTTTTCAGGTCCCAGCTGGTCTGGCAGGATACAAACCAGAAACATTCAGCAAATTCCTGGCGCTGTACCTCCATGGAGCGGCTTAGGACTGCTGCTCACTTCAGTCATTTGATTATGTTTGCATATGATCACATTATTAGCAGAGAGTTGCTGCTTGTCAAGTATGGGATGCAGAATTAAATGTTAACTGTAATGAACTGAATTACTTCCCATTTTCTGCCTCCATCCACGTGTaagagtttaataaataaaattggtttcAGGATTGGATCTTGTGTCGCTCaaataaaggagaaataaaatctcatttaaagaaaatcttattACCAAAGGTGGCAGCATTCATGGATTTAGCTTAAGaggcacaaaacaaaataatctctAAGAGTTCCATTACCTTCATCATCAATACATGGATGGAATGTGGCCCCTGTGTAAATCTGCTTCTCAGCAATAGAAGCAGCCTGGAGGCTTGTAGAGGTAGAAGGTCAAATGAATGCAGCGAGATCCTGTTAGACAGTTTCCATCTGCAAGAGAACCGTGGCTTCAGAGAACATTTCTTTTCCATCAAGACAACGACCCAAAGCAGTCGACTGCTTAGGGCCCCAACACCACCAAGGGGCCTCCAGGAGCtttatttgacttattttttacTGACTGCATGCACATTTTACAGATCTGTTCCAAATGCTAAACCTAACTTGTGAACAGTAAATTCAGTGTTTGCAGATGTTCCTTTTACATAACTAGTATGTTTTGTTGAGTCATTTCCATATTATAAGATGACTTATAATATGTCATCTTATTATTATGAAGTGTGTAACATGCCACACTTCATTAATTAGAGCATCTTGCCTGTTTGCTGCTACTCTAGGTTTAAAATCATCAGCAGAATGATGCAGGCTAATTACAAATGACACTAATAATAGTAGATATAGTTTCATGCATAGTGCaatctaaaaatgataaaaagtcTGTTGTTGATATGAGAGGTCCAGCCCTGAACCAAAGCATGCAGCTAAAGCTACATAGAGATGGGTTGAAAACAACAAGGTGGATGTTAAGGAGGGGCCCAGTCAAAGCACAGATCTCAGTCCAGTAGAGAATTTGTGGCTGGATATAGACAGGACTGTTCACAGCTGACCCCATGCAACCTGACAAGTCTGATCTTTTTAGCAAGATGGATGAAAGACACACAGCCCAGATGTTTGCTTTTCAGTGATATTTGACTTAATAGAATGCTCCTGTATTTGTACAGAAATGAACTTAAAGTTATGGATGTGGAggtcaaacaaaacacagttaAGTTTAACCACTGCTGGTTTTTGTTTAACcataaaacagtttgtgtcaAAGGCAAATTCAATAGTGATCAAGAGTATAAAAGTAGGTCTATCTGGGCAGAGCCCCTAAATGTAATTTCTAGTCACACACTTCAAATGTAGTCTGACTAGAGTTTGAAATGACTTCAAATTACAGCTCATAACCGCCTCCCGTCAACAGGCAGTATGGGTACATTACACACTTTCTGAATCCTTAGTCTGCTGAGTATTTTAGGTTAACATTTGTGAACCTATTGTATATATAACACTGTGTGAAAAGAAGTATATTCAGTTTTGGCAAAAAGtgtattatttttggtttaacaATCTCTAGTGACTTCTGTGTTGGTCAGAGGGAATCAAAGCTTGGCTTAAATGAAACTCAAGAGGAAGAGTGCCCGTTTAAGATGATACTATCAAGAAATTTATATCTACctttttacaaaaatagaaattataaCCAAACTAGACATGTTTGTTGGTTTATAATCAACAGTAAGTAAGGATTTTGTTGTACATTAGGATGATATAGTTGTTGGGTTTCACAAgtattcaagaaaaaaagaaaatatttttaaaattgatttgattgttttttttagcaaagtattttttattcacacaTGTAAATTCAATATTGAAATCATCCCTTGCTTTGTGAATTGATCTATTTAACTACTTTCAGTTACcatctcatttaaaaacttaaaacagtGCATGATTTAACTTCAATTTCTGTACACGATGCTCTAAACCTTTGGCTGATATTCATAACATATGAATAATTATGTTAAACTTTATTGACGTACAATTTGAGCTAATCCGGAAGTATTTCTTCAGCGCATGCGCAAATGAGCGACTGGAGTGGCTAGTCTTCCGGAACAAATCATGCAATGATCGTTCAAAGTGTTGACTTGAAGGTTTTCTGCAGCTATGGTGGTTAGGTTAGTTCAGGCTTTGCCGCGTCCCGCTGTGCTGTTTCTTTCCGTCTCCTGGAGGCAGAACGTGTCGCTTCGGCCTGTTCGGACCTCTGCTCTCATCCTCAGCAAGGTAACTGACCGCTGACCCTGGCTACTGCTAACTGGCTCTATTTAGACAGCTTAGCACTCACTTTAAAGTCACACTCTTAGAGGACATTTTCATGTTGTTGGTTCATAATTGTGAGAGCCATGTAAATGTCCAAATCCATTTTTAGCAAATTTGAAAATCGGAATTATACGTCATTTCGTTTTAAAAAGGGATCTAAAAATCATATATATGATTAGCAATACCCTTGGATGGACAGGTGCTCAAGTTACAAAGGGGCATATGGAACAAGATCTTAGAACATCATACAATAACATAACCACAACAgatattaatcaagaatctaaaaTAGAATCAATGTCTTTTGCATACAATGAAAAGCAAAGGTAGCCTGTGTTTTTCCTAATGGCTACCAGTGTGGTCCTGGCTATTTGAGGGTTAAATATTGTTCTAAGTGTGATATGACTGTAATGAAGAAGTGGCAGAaacatccatccgtccatccattttctgaacacccttcgaccctaatggggtcgggagggttgctggttcctctccagctacgttccgggcgagaggcggggtcacccttgacaggtcgccagtctgtcgcagggcaacacagagacacacaaccattcacacacacactcacacctagggagaatttagagagaccaattaacctgacagtcatgtttttggactgtgggaggaagctggagaacccggagagaacccaccatgcacagcgAGAACacgcaaactccatgcagaaagaccccgggccgggaatcgaacccaggaccttcttgctgcaaggcaacagctctaccaactgcgccactgtgcagccctggcagaaacattaaaaatcaaatacgAAGTAATACATTATATTTTCTCCGTCAGTGCGATGGTAATGAAGGAGCTGGGAAGTTTACTATCCCAGCTGTATCAGTGTTTATGTAGTTTACGTAAATACTCTTCTTCTCGCTGATCTTCAAGACATATGTGCGCTCTGTCGCCCTCTGCAGTCAGAAAATGCTGTCACAGATTTTGATGCAACACTTGTTGGACAACATCTTCAGGGTTCCACCAAGATGGCGACTTTTCAACCTGTTGCGCCAAACAAATTTGATTATTTGGTGCAACACCTCACAACATTCATTCAGAAAAAAGAGATTCTGTAGGCAGGTTGGGGTTAAATGCCTTGCTTAAGGGAACATTGACATGACTGGTGAAATGAAATCAACAACTTTCTAATGGTGAGATAAGTCATATTCCTCAACTAAATGCTACtcaattttgaaatatttttcaaacaaaatccttttttgaaagaaaaatgaaaaatattttctcaagaTCTTAATGTGAACGGCTCCAgcaaaaaacatctgatttgacaaaaaaatcagatttgggtcacttcaggctccAGTGTGAACACAGCCTGAAGGTCAGAGACCTCTGTAGTGGAGGGGAGATACCACAAGTGTGATGTGGTCTTCATCAAGTGATTCATTTAGCATGAGTCacttgatgcagtaattcatacAAAATGACCCCCTGACAATGTACTGGGAGTAGATATTCTACAGGAGCCTAGATGGGAcacatattttctaaatgccaaTTTCCTCCAAGGCTAATTAGTATATTAAATTCGTTTTTATCAATGGTTTTATGTAATTGTATTCTCATTAACTGGAAATTTTAACTTACATTAATTAGCTGTGAACCAggataacagaaaataaatagaaagaaacACTTAGAATATATTGCTCAGTGGGTAATGATTTTATGTTGTCGGAGTTTTAGTTCTTTGAgcttgataaataaaatatatcatcTGTACCTGTGGTGAATTCAGTGGGTGATTTAGCCATCAAGTATCAAGAGTTAGTTGAAGATTGCTAAAATTTTGAGTTACATTGTTCACAGAGGCTCTACAAAACTTTAAAGCTATCAGCTGAATTTGGGTTTCTTTTAAATTGACAGATTTCTGATTAGGTTTATTTCACTCTGCCTCTGGCATTCTTtgcatatttgcaaaaataaaggaaCCTATCGATGTAACtcttgtgtgtgcgtgtgcgtgtgcgtgtgcgtgtgcgtgtgtgtgtctattCATTCATTTGTCCAAGCAGGTTCACTCCACCTGTCAGGGCAGCCGGTGTCTCTCTACAACAAGCTACAGCGAGGATGGAAACCTGGTTTACACGGGCAGCCTGGGGACTGCTATTAGGGGTCAGTTacctcaaaatgttttgctcattttatcaTCAGAAAGTGTGGATGTATGATGATTATAAATTTGGGACCAGTCatagttcaaataaaatttgacataGACATGCTAAGGAGGATAACATAGTTTGATTTCAGTGCAGAAGCATATTGTCAGAGAAAGCAAACTAGAAAAACTGCATTTGCTCTGAAAATGCAATGTGAAAGCTGtatgctgaatatttttggagaaaatgcaaaaatcccAACCAAACAGTATTAGAAACTGGTGCAGAACAGTGCTTACAAAGCTAAATTCAAAGGTCCCAACAGTTCATTAGATAAAACACACTAAATCTAGCTAAAATATTAATGATCACATCTAGGCTAGCACTAGCATGGTGACCTACAGTAAGATACCCCAAGCAGAGTGAAAGAAATCCATGTAGAAGCTCAAATTAGTTAAAATGATATTAGCATAAAGGGTATcataattatattaattttgcTAGCATAATAGCTGACCATGCAAATTTTAATACGCCATGTTAACCATAGCATATTGGCAACCAATAATCTACTGGATGTAAAATGCTTAAACAACCTGTATGCAAAGTTATATGAAACAGTCCTTTAAAACTAATCACTTTTCCCCAGGTGTTGTCAGCACAAAGCTGTTTAACTGTCCAAACTCAAAATGGCCGCTGTCTTGTTTCCTTCCTGACAGCTTTGATTGTAATTAGACAGGCGCTGAAACACAAgacattttatattgtaattctcAATTCTACCACAGGAGGGAACTGTTCATTTCAATGGGGctgaaaaattcataaaaagctgaatattataAAAAGTATAAAGGTTATGAATACCAAAGGATATAGCCGCCATTAGCAGAACAAGCTGAATAATGTAAAAGTTGAATGGTGAAAAcagcacagaagaagaagaagaagaagaagaagtgtgCGGAAACTCGGTACACTTTTGTAAACAGGAATTGAGTTCTTGTTTGTGTGAATGCCTCCAGCACAGAAGATCGGCCTGCAATTGCAAAGCCCTTTTTCTGAAGTGTAGTCTGTTATAGAAAaaggtttatttgtattttgaataCAGAGAGCTTATATGACAATGAATAATGAAGCAGTTGTGAAtaaaagctctgccaggcagagtcAACACAGGTTTTATACCAGCAATAAGGAATCCAAAACAAGGGAACGATCATCTGGTTCCcatgcagctgtagaaaaacaacatccaaccttGTATGTGTGACCCAAACAGGTTTGCTTGGTGAGCATGTAATATAACATGATCAGCAGATGTTGCTATATAGTAGATTACTGTACCCACCACAGGTCTGACCCTGTTCTCATCAAAGTGCCTGAAAATGGCAAATtctgaaatggaagaaaaaaatccaaataatggCTTGAGGCTCTGGCTTATACTTTATGTATAAGCTTTTCAAATTATGGTAAGTTcctctgaatttgtttttgatttggaGATTCAGGTACAAAGTCTGTAGATCCACAACCCAAAAAGTTCAACCTTCCTTTCTTTCACTATGCTGCTACTTGTTTTCctatatttttgtcttctgtatGTCCTAAGGTTTGTTCTCCTAACCACTTCTTTTGCTCTGAAggtctgttttgaaaaaaaaaaatgctgtctAAATTAGAATTCATATAGAGGGtgttttttaattgctttttgcAATGACCTGTGACTCTTGTTTGTGCAGGGGTGAAGATGTTTTCTTATAGTACCAGCGGCGCCAGCCTCATCCTCATGCCTCAAATCCTTTTGAAGACTGGATTGGGACTGGGCAACATTGCCCTGGAAGTTATTTCCTGCGGCATCATCGGCTTTTTCACCTTCCTCACTCCCATCATCCTTCATTTCATCACAAAGGGCTACGTTATTCGTCTGTACCACAATCCAGATAGAGATACTTACACTGCCGTCACCTATAGCGTCTTCCTGACTGAGAAACGTTTTGGGTTCCATCAGAGTCAAGTCCGGATCCCAGCTGTCAGCAAGATGTTCGCCAACTTCTATGCTGGCCACATGGGGCTTTTTGTGAATCCAGACCTTTTCCCCTTTCCTCATGACTATAACCATCTCATGGGCTACGATAAGCCCTTTAACTTTACCAGAGAGGACATGGACAAACCGGACAAAACCTGAAAGACTGAAGATGGGCTTAATGTTAGATTGATTAATTAACAATAGAAAtaggcaaaatatttttttcttatttgtagaGGTATACATCAttcatgtattgttttttaCAGGCATCTTTACCTCTTAGTGATTTTTGTATGCTTAGTGGTTTAATGTgctggttttaataaaaactattaagtATCAGGACAGTCTTATATCTGTGTGTTTGGATATCCGTTTCAGTTAGACTGACTGACATGTAAAGGGTTTGACACATCAGGAATGTCAGTTAAGTTCTACTTTAACTTTACAGAATAGGTGCATCGCAATAAATTAGAGTatctttgaaatttttatttaaatttattttttcaaaatgaagctCATtattaggcctgtcgcgataaacaataaatcaattaatccacaataaattaaaactatcggcATTActgtctc
This is a stretch of genomic DNA from Gambusia affinis linkage group LG12, SWU_Gaff_1.0, whole genome shotgun sequence. It encodes these proteins:
- the tmem70 gene encoding transmembrane protein 70, mitochondrial isoform X1: MVVRLVQALPRPAVLFLSVSWRQNVSLRPVRTSALILSKQVHSTCQGSRCLSTTSYSEDGNLVYTGSLGTAIRGVKMFSYSTSGASLILMPQILLKTGLGLGNIALEVISCGIIGFFTFLTPIILHFITKGYVIRLYHNPDRDTYTAVTYSVFLTEKRFGFHQSQVRIPAVSKMFANFYAGHMGLFVNPDLFPFPHDYNHLMGYDKPFNFTREDMDKPDKT
- the tmem70 gene encoding transmembrane protein 70, mitochondrial isoform X2; this translates as MVVRLVQALPRPAVLFLSVSWRQNVSLRPVRTSALILSKVHSTCQGSRCLSTTSYSEDGNLVYTGSLGTAIRGVKMFSYSTSGASLILMPQILLKTGLGLGNIALEVISCGIIGFFTFLTPIILHFITKGYVIRLYHNPDRDTYTAVTYSVFLTEKRFGFHQSQVRIPAVSKMFANFYAGHMGLFVNPDLFPFPHDYNHLMGYDKPFNFTREDMDKPDKT